The proteins below are encoded in one region of Pleuronectes platessa chromosome 14, fPlePla1.1, whole genome shotgun sequence:
- the LOC128455629 gene encoding LIM domain only protein 7, which translates to MFPDLENDDMFARRTLAFQSNTDLAMVKSQLPHKRRLYTSEPQINIITQQHGRGGTEEIDFPDIEQDDVVYRKEKTQQTQRPLSGAPDNYAPMSIPEPWALPPNLRARLLCPPCPLTQEAATNKEDQVEMEPRPKTDDMLIRKLGACFDQSQSANQMTPSVPSSCSEGDLQRWQAIREASRLRYKRRLLLERLAALKL; encoded by the coding sequence ATGTTCCCCGACCTGGAGAACGACGACATGTTTGCCAGGCGGACCCTGGCCTTCCAGTCCAACACGGACCTGGCCATGGTGAAGTCTCAGCTGCCCCACAAACGCCGCCTCTACACATCTGAGCCGCAAATCAATATCATCACCCAGCAGCACGGCCGCGGCGGCACAGAGGAGATCGACTTCCCTGACATCGAGCAGGACGATGTGGTGTATCGTAAGGAGAAAACCCAGCAGACCCAGCGACCCCTCTCGGGAGCCCCTGATAACTACGCCCCCATGTCCATCCCGGAGCCGTGGGCTCTGCCTCCTAACCTCAGAGCCAGACTCCTCTGCCCGCCGTGCCCTCTGACCCAGGAAGCGGCAACAAATAAAGAGGATCAGGTTGAGATGGAGCCGCGTCCTAAAACGGATGACATGCTGATTCGTAAACTCGGAGCCTGTTTTGATCAGAgccaatcagccaatcagatgaCTCCCTCAGTGCCTTCTTCCTGTAGCGAAGGTGACCTGCAGAGGTGGCAGGCTATCAGGGAAGCTAGCAGGCTGAGATATAAGAGGAGGCTCTTGTTGGAGAGACTAGCTGCTCTGAAGCTGTAG